DNA from Rosa rugosa chromosome 6, drRosRugo1.1, whole genome shotgun sequence:
TATCAATCCTCACTGAACTTAAATGAATAGAAGAAAACAGAACAGTGTTATTGATGATCATGAGCACGATGCTTTCTGTTAATTAAGATTGATGAATCGCATTCGTGCTGCTGATCATCCATAAGTTTCACATATCAGTCTGTTTTCTTGTCTGTTTCACCAATTGCAGCCAACCTTTCGACTAGAGGGGGATGAGAATAGTGATATGCCGAGTACCAAGGATCAGTATTCATAGCTGACAAATTCTCTTCCTGGAAAATATATACCATCAAATTTCCGTTTAGTAATAATGTAATCTGTTTTAGCAAGAAGATAAGAGTAGTGCAAATAGAATGAAATGATGCAGAACTTAATAAAATCTATGTATCCTTCCAACATGGATTAATGAATCAGATAAGCTACCTGTAGTCTAACAAGACTAGCTCGAAGCGAAGAGGCATAACCAAGTTTCTTAGCAAAAGCATCAGCCTACAAAGAACCAAatatgataaaaataaaaaaatctggTGAAGGAAAAGAAATCAAAAGCCAACTGTGAAGTATGATTCACCTGAAATTCAAAAGCTCGGCTCACAAGGTTGCGAGCAAAGTGTACTAGGTGCTGGATAGGTGTTATGGTATGCTGCAAACAGAAAGTGTAGTCATATTAATAATCTCAAATTAATATTATACATATTCAGAACCAACAGATTACAGTGAAATAAGCAAAATAGAACAGTTGCATAATTAGCAAAAGGGCTATATATTGATGGTACCTGAAATATGATGAGACCAATGATCACTGGTTGAGTATCAAACCCAAAACTTAGAAACAGACTGCTCGAGTCTCTCAGGAGAGCATATCCCCCGAAGTGTAGAAGCATACGGATCTGCACCAAAGTAGGAAAATCACACAGCAAGACTACAGAgcttactatttttttttggtctgaaactaAAGAGCTTACTCAGAGTCAACCAGAAACGTCACTAGTTTCTAAAATGACATTCATTTGCAAGAAAAATTATAGCATAAATACCTGCGTAGAAATAAATAAGTACACACTGTGATTAAGCTTCCAATGGCCCAGCTCATGAGCTAGAACAGCTACAATTTCCTCATTATTTGTACACTGCAAATACTCAATTACACACATAAATACCTTTTTTCCACAACGATATTTATTTGCAGCCACAAACTAACCGAGATAATGCAAGTTCTGATAAATTTTTGGTATGAAATTAATACCTGCTGGATCAGTGTATCATAAAGGACAATCCTCTTGTTCTTAAAAAATCCATACATATAGGCCTGTACCATGATATATAGGTAAGATGAGAAAGTCCACAAATACCAAAATTCAGAACAATGTAAACATAGTGAAAGTCCTCACATTGCTGTGACTTGACCTTATAGATCCATCAACAACAAACAACTTCTTCAATGGAAACTTGAGGGAAGAAGCCAGCTTCTCAATTTTCTCCCTCAGCTGACCCTCAGGAAGCTATATTCACACATAACAAGGAAAATAAGACAACAACACCAAACTTAATTAATGAAAGCAGGGTGAATGAATCGATTTCAGTTAGAGttcaataaatattttgaacaCTTACAGGGGTGAACTTGTTAAAAAGTGGGGCTATTAGAACAGGGTAGATCGTCATCATCACAAAAGAGAGGACAAGCATGAACGCCCAAAGATAAATGACCAAGTAAGCACCTCCTTTCTGTAATTACACAGTTGAACATGAAAAGAAACTAACTATATCATTCTGAGGATTGAAGAAATTTAACTATGGTTTGCCGATAATTCAAAAGCTAGTACATGATCTTACTTACCTCTACAATTACAATGATTGCAGACACAATAGGTGGGGCAATAATAACAGAAAGACAAATTTCTTTTAACATGTCTTTCAAGAACAACCATATTGTTTGCTGTGAGACCAATTTAAGATAGATGTTAAATAAAAGAGATATAACATAAAAGATGGGATGGAACATGATAAGGTCTGAGTAGGAATGCATACGTTATTGAAACCATGACGAGCCTCGATCACAAATGTGGAGTACAAAGAGAAAGGTAAGTCTGTGATCTGGTCCAAAGATGCAAATTTTCATTACCTTTGCAAGCCGATATAGATATATGTAGGATCTATCAACGCAATAAGTGCAATGAAAATACCAAAGGGATGCTTATAAATTCTCAGAACTTACTAATCTATTAGCACTCATGTGTGTACCTGTTCCCAAATCATCACACCAGCTAAAAACGCAAGGGTATGTAGTATTTCATTTTGGGCATTGAGGCCAGCTAAGACTACAAAGTCTCCTGATTTCTGCAATACAAAACTTAATTATTAAACAGTAACAGTGCATCATCAAGGAGATTTCCAGTTTTCTACAGATAAAATCCCTACTATTACTAACCTTCCAAAACCAAGGCAAAATCCGATAGAACAAAATTGCTGAGTCCATGAGTAAGGTCACAAAATCATGAACAAAATGGAAGTTGCTGAAAGTGAAGAAAGATACATCAGTTAAGATTACCAAGGTGAACTGTTGGTCAATAAGAATCACATATACCTTCTTTCAAGACAGTAGGCTCTCGACTTCTCAAACTTTTCTTGGCTGATTACTCCTTCCAAAGTTTTAGGAAGTGTTGGAAGTTTCAGAGCAGCATGTTGGCGGAAATCCAAATAAGTTTCAAAGTTGTACATCAATATCATAAAACCTGTAAAACAATGATGATAAATTAAAGGTAGGTACAAGCTATGGAACAGAGAACCACAGAAGTTAAAGTGAGGGGATAGATAGAAATAGATTAGTACCGATAACAGCTTCCAAGAATGGGAACGCCATGGCTTAGTGCCTTAGTCTGAAGGTGCAGACAGGAAGGTTCTGTCCAAAACAAATCATCTTCGGTATCAATTTATAGCAGTACACAAGTAGTAGACATGAGAtgacagaccaaaaaaaaaaaaaaaaaaactgcatacTGTGGACTTGACCAAATAACTTATATTTAGTGGCAGACTTGActaaccaaaaagaaaatatcTAGAAGAAACACcattattttttataaattgCAAAGTAGTTCTAGCAACagctttgtgtttatttatataatacacctctactttcagaaaagttTGTACGAACTTTTAAACTACTCCCGTAAGAATAATACTACTAATTGCACCCACTTTTTCTCTAAAATATTCCTTACAAGTTGCATGGTACACATCTATCTTATTCCCATTTAGGAAGAGAAGTAAATGACTTGCCTAGACTACACCAAAGACTTACAAGTTTAAGCTTTCAGAGTTTAAGATTTCGGAGTGACAATTAAGTGCTAAGGTTTTGAGAATCCTGAAAGTAAGCTAGATTCATCATTGGTTGAAACTGATTCGGTGTCCAAGATTTCAATAAGTAATCCAAAATTATTAACCTTCCAATATATCCTTTTTCTGAAACAACGACACTGCAATAAGACACTTTGTGTAGTGTACTCAATACCATAATTCCAGGTTAGAACAAAACAAATAGTCTTATAGCCATGAGTTTTATCAGACTTAAAATTCTGTTAACATAGAGATCTGTATTATATCAAAACTCATTAGTCAGTATGCGAACACCagtgattaacagtgacctTTAGTCCCATTTGGTTCGCAGAATGAGTGAGACTCAAAATAGAAATGAATTTGTCTTCATTTCTGTAATGGTCTGAAAACATTACACACAAATAAAAGCCAACTGTTTCGATCATGTTCACTCTTCATCTTTCCCCTGAATCCTTTGTTACTGATTTACTAGCTATACATGTCACCATAAATAAAGGTAAGTAGTATGTGAAGTCGTGAACTATGAATATGTGAATCCTCATTATACTTGAATgtttaaaagaaaacaaatcagTACATGTTATTGACCATGATAAGCACAGTGCTTTTTGTCAACTAAGATTCATAAATCATATACGTGCTCTATCGATCAGTCTGCTTTCTTGTCCACATCACCAATTGCAGCCAACCTTTGAACAAGTGGGGGATGAGAACGGTGATATGCCGAGTACCATGGATCGATGTTCATAGCTGACAAATTCTCTTCCTGAAAAATACCATCAAAATTCTATTTAGCAACTAGGTAAGATGCAAACACAAACATGTATCATCacaatatgaaattatgaaataGATAAGTTACCTGCAGCCTCACTAGACTGGCTCGAAGTGAAGAGGCATAACCAAGTTTCTTAGCAAAATCATCAGCCTGCAAAGAAACAAATATGATAAGAAACAGATCTGGAGaaggaaaataaatcaaaaGCCAACTGTATAGTATAGATTCACCTGAAATTCAAAAGCTCGGCTCACAAGGTTACTAGCAAAGCGTACTAGGTGCTGGATAGGTGTAATGGTATGCTGCAAACAAAAAGTCATGTCAAAGTATATGTCAATTTCCTATGATATATCATATTCTGAACTAAAAAGGCTATATATCAGTACCTGAAATATGATAAGACCAATGATAACTGGTTGAGTATCAAACCCAAAACTTTGAAAGAGACTGCTGGAATTTCTCAGGAGAGCATATCCACCGAATTTTAAAAGCATACGGATCTGCACCAAAGTAGAAAAATCATCAAGCATAACTAAAGAACTTCCTGATCAGATTAACCAGAGATGTCACTATTTCCTATACTGATCTACATTTGCAAGAAAAGCATTATACCTGCCCAGAAATAAATAAGTACACTGTGTGATTAAGCTTCCAATGGCCTAGCTCATGAGCTAGAACAGCTACAACTTCCTCATCATTTTTGCACTGCAAACCATCAATTACTCACATAAGTACCTCTGTGCAGAAGGTGATGCAGCAGAATTAATATTAACCAAGACAAAGCAAAAATTACTATTTTTATTCCTGGcatgaaataaataaatacctGCTGAATCAGTGTATCATAGAGGACAATTCTCTTGTTATTAAAAAAACCATACATATAGGCCTGTATAATCATATACAGGTAAGATCAGTAAGTCGACCAATACTTACCAAAACTTTGAACAAAATAAACAAGGTGAAAAACTTGAATACTCACATTGCTGTGAG
Protein-coding regions in this window:
- the LOC133714094 gene encoding CAAX prenyl protease 1 homolog isoform X1, producing MAFPFLEAVIGFMILMYNFETYLDFRQHAALKLPTLPKTLEGVISQEKFEKSRAYCLERSNFHFVHDFVTLLMDSAILFYRILPWFWKKSGDFVVLAGLNAQNEILHTLAFLAGVMIWEQITDLPFSLYSTFVIEARHGFNNQTIWLFLKDMLKEICLSVIIAPPIVSAIIVIVEKGGAYLVIYLWAFMLVLSFVMMTIYPVLIAPLFNKFTPLPEGQLREKIEKLASSLKFPLKKLFVVDGSIRSSHSNAYMYGFFKNKRIVLYDTLIQQCTNNEEIVAVLAHELGHWKLNHSVYLFISTQIRMLLHFGGYALLRDSSSLFLSFGFDTQPVIIGLIIFQHTITPIQHLVHFARNLVSRAFEFQADAFAKKLGYASSLRASLVRLQEENLSAMNTDPWYSAYHYSHPPLVERLAAIGETDKKTD
- the LOC133714094 gene encoding CAAX prenyl protease 1 homolog isoform X3, which translates into the protein MAFPFLEAVIGFMILMYNFETYLDFRQHAALKLPTLPKTLEGVISQEKFEKSRAYCLERSNFHFVHDFVTLLMDSAILFYRILPWFWKKSGDFVVLAGLNAQNEILHTLAFLAGVMIWEQITDLPFSLYSTFVIEARHGFNNQTIWLFLKDMLKEICLSVIIAPPIVSAIIVIVEKGGAYLVIYLWAFMLVLSFVMMTIYPVLIAPLFNKFTPLPEGQLREKIEKLASSLKFPLKKLFVVDGSIRSSHSNAYMYGFFKNKRIVLYDTLIQQIRMLLHFGGYALLRDSSSLFLSFGFDTQPVIIGLIIFQHTITPIQHLVHFARNLVSRAFEFQADAFAKKLGYASSLRASLVRLQEENLSAMNTDPWYSAYHYSHPPLVERLAAIGETDKKTD
- the LOC133714094 gene encoding CAAX prenyl protease 1 homolog isoform X2, which gives rise to MAFPFLEAVIGFMILMYNFETYLDFRQHAALKLPTLPKTLEGVISQEKFEKSRAYCLERSNFHFVHDFVTLLMDSAILFYRILPWFWKKSGDFVVLAGLNAQNEILHTLAFLAGVMIWEQITDLPFSLYSTFVIEARHGFNNQTIWLFLKDMLKEICLSVIIAPPIVSAIIVIVEKGGAYLVIYLWAFMLVLSFVMMTIYPVLIAPLFNKFTPLPEGQLREKIEKLASSLKFPLKKLFVVDGSIRSSHSNAYMYGFFKNKRIVLYDTLIQQCTNNEEIVAVLAHELGHWKLNHSVYLFISTQIRMLLHFGGYALLRDSSSLFLSFGFDTQPVIIGLIIFQHTITPIQHLVHFARNLVSRAFEFQEENLSAMNTDPWYSAYHYSHPPLVERLAAIGETDKKTD